The following proteins come from a genomic window of Paroceanicella profunda:
- the cyoC gene encoding cytochrome o ubiquinol oxidase subunit III has translation MSSSTLSHHGAPGAAVHHEDDHHHDVDGTTQLGFWIYLMSDCIIFASLFATYAVLSGATDGGPTSREIFELGFVFVETMFLLASSGTCGMAMLAADRGDTDRVSLWLKVTFVLGACFIGMELYEFTHLIEEGAGPQRSAFLSAFFTLVGTHGVHVTAGLIWMAVLMFQVKRFGVGGFMARRLMTFSMFWHFLDVVWICVFTLVYLKGAL, from the coding sequence ATGAGCTCTTCCACTCTCTCCCACCACGGCGCTCCCGGCGCCGCGGTCCACCACGAGGATGATCACCACCACGACGTCGACGGGACCACCCAGCTCGGCTTCTGGATCTACCTCATGAGCGACTGCATCATCTTCGCATCGCTCTTTGCCACCTACGCCGTGCTCTCGGGCGCCACCGACGGTGGCCCCACCAGCCGGGAGATTTTCGAACTGGGCTTCGTCTTCGTGGAGACGATGTTCCTGCTCGCCTCCTCGGGCACCTGCGGCATGGCGATGCTTGCCGCGGACCGGGGCGACACCGACCGCGTGTCGCTCTGGCTCAAGGTCACCTTCGTGCTCGGCGCCTGCTTCATCGGCATGGAGCTCTACGAGTTCACGCACCTCATCGAAGAGGGCGCGGGCCCGCAGCGCAGTGCCTTCCTCTCGGCGTTCTTCACGCTGGTGGGCACGCATGGTGTGCACGTCACCGCCGGTCTCATCTGGATGGCCGTGCTGATGTTCCAGGTGAAGCGCTTCGGCGTGGGCGGGTTCATGGCCCGCCGGCTGATGACCTTCAGCATGTTCTGGCACTTCCTCGACGTGGTGTGGATCTGCGTGTTCACGCTCGTCTACCTGAAAGGAGCCCTCTGA
- the cyoB gene encoding cytochrome o ubiquinol oxidase subunit I, producing MFGKLTLDSVPWHEPIIMVTAAVIAIVGAAVLGLITYLGKWRYLWSEWLTSVDHKRIGVMYVILAQIMLLRGFADALMMRSQQAIAANDAEGILPPHHYDQIFTAHGVIMIFFMAMPFVIGLMNIVMPLQIGARDVAFPFLNSMSFWLTAGGAILINISLVVGEFAKTGWLAYPPLSELGYSSDVGVDYYIWALQISGIGTTLSGVNLIATILKMRARGMTMMRLPVFTWTTLVANVLIVASFPILTATLALLTLDRYLGFHFFTVDGGGNPMMYINLIWAWGHPEVYILILPAFGVFSEVISTFSGKPLFGYKSMVYATIAIGVLSFLVWVHHFFTMGSGADVNAVFGITTMIISIPTGVKIFNWLFTMYRGRVRLTVPVLWTIGFMITFTIGGMTGVLLAVPGADFQLHNSLFLIAHFHNVIIGGVVFGCMAGFAYWFPKVWGFKLHEGLGKASFFCWIVGFYFAFMPLYILGFMGMTRRMNHYDNPDWQPWLIVAAFGAVIILCGVCLQVLQLIVSVRQREALRDTTGDPWNGRTLEWSVSSPPPFYNFAEEPEVTDLDAYWSTKQRNRKGPVKPYGPIHMPKNTGTGFIVAMLFLVIGFALVWHIWWLAIAGGLIAFVTAVTHTFSTDRDYDVPAEEVARIEALTAPRPMMEA from the coding sequence ATGTTCGGAAAACTCACCCTAGATTCCGTGCCGTGGCACGAGCCGATCATCATGGTCACCGCCGCGGTGATCGCGATCGTCGGCGCCGCGGTCCTCGGCCTCATCACCTATCTCGGCAAGTGGCGCTACCTGTGGAGCGAATGGCTCACCTCCGTCGATCACAAGCGGATCGGCGTGATGTATGTCATCCTGGCCCAGATCATGCTGCTGCGCGGCTTCGCCGACGCGCTGATGATGCGCAGCCAGCAGGCCATCGCGGCCAATGACGCGGAGGGCATCCTGCCCCCGCACCATTATGACCAGATCTTCACCGCCCATGGCGTGATCATGATCTTCTTCATGGCCATGCCCTTCGTCATCGGCCTCATGAACATCGTGATGCCGCTGCAGATCGGCGCGCGTGACGTGGCCTTCCCGTTCCTGAACTCGATGAGCTTCTGGCTCACCGCGGGCGGCGCCATCCTGATCAACATCTCGCTGGTCGTCGGCGAATTCGCCAAGACCGGCTGGCTGGCCTACCCGCCGCTGTCGGAGCTGGGATACAGCAGTGACGTCGGTGTGGACTATTACATCTGGGCGCTGCAGATCTCGGGCATCGGGACAACGTTGTCAGGTGTGAACCTGATCGCGACCATCCTGAAGATGCGTGCCCGCGGCATGACAATGATGCGCCTGCCGGTCTTCACATGGACGACCCTGGTCGCCAACGTGCTGATCGTGGCCTCCTTCCCGATCCTGACCGCAACCCTCGCGCTGCTGACCCTCGACCGCTACCTCGGCTTCCACTTCTTCACCGTGGACGGCGGCGGCAACCCGATGATGTACATCAACCTCATCTGGGCCTGGGGCCATCCGGAGGTCTACATCCTGATCCTGCCGGCCTTCGGCGTGTTCTCGGAGGTGATCTCCACCTTCTCCGGCAAGCCGCTGTTCGGCTACAAGTCGATGGTCTACGCCACGATCGCCATCGGCGTGCTCAGCTTCCTCGTCTGGGTGCACCACTTCTTCACCATGGGCTCGGGCGCGGACGTGAACGCCGTCTTCGGCATCACCACGATGATCATCTCCATCCCCACGGGCGTGAAGATCTTCAACTGGCTGTTCACCATGTATCGCGGCCGCGTGCGCCTCACGGTGCCGGTGCTCTGGACCATCGGGTTCATGATCACCTTCACCATCGGCGGCATGACCGGCGTGCTTCTCGCCGTGCCCGGCGCGGACTTCCAGCTGCACAACTCGCTGTTCCTGATCGCGCATTTCCATAACGTGATCATCGGCGGCGTGGTGTTCGGCTGCATGGCGGGCTTCGCCTACTGGTTCCCGAAGGTCTGGGGCTTCAAGCTCCACGAGGGCCTCGGCAAGGCGTCGTTCTTCTGCTGGATCGTCGGCTTCTACTTCGCCTTCATGCCGCTCTACATCCTGGGCTTCATGGGGATGACCCGCCGCATGAACCATTACGATAACCCGGACTGGCAGCCCTGGCTGATCGTCGCCGCCTTCGGCGCGGTGATCATCCTCTGCGGCGTCTGCCTGCAGGTTCTGCAGCTCATCGTGAGCGTCCGTCAGCGCGAAGCCCTGCGGGACACCACGGGCGACCCCTGGAACGGCCGCACGCTGGAGTGGTCCGTGTCCTCGCCCCCGCCGTTCTACAACTTCGCGGAGGAGCCCGAGGTGACCGACCTTGACGCCTACTGGAGCACCAAGCAGCGCAACCGCAAGGGCCCGGTGAAGCCCTACGGGCCGATCCACATGCCCAAGAACACCGGCACCGGTTTCATCGTGGCCATGCTGTTCCTGGTCATCGGGTTCGCGCTGGTCTGGCACATCTGGTGGCTGGCCATCGCCGGTGGGCTCATCGCGTTCGTGACCGCGGTGACGCATACCTTCTCCACCGATCGTGACTATGACGTGCCCGCCGAGGAGGTCGCCCGCATCGAGGCGCTCACCGCGCCGCGGCCGATGATGGAGGCTTGA
- the cyoA gene encoding ubiquinol oxidase subunit II produces the protein MIARILRRTFLLALLPLLAACRFPVLDPKGQIGIEERNLIVTATLLMLIVVIPVIVMTLLFAWRYRDREGHSGYLPDWSHSGKIEAVVWAVPCVIIAVLAVITWNSSHDLDPYKPIDHDLKPINIQVVALDWKWLFIYPDEGIATVNEIVVPADRPLAFSITSSAMMNSFSIPELGGQIYAMAGMETKLHLIANEQGTFDGLSANYSGAGFSDMQFKVRAVSDEAYSAWIDTVHAGHNTLDGPSYETLAQPSSKVEASFFAQVTPGLFDDIVRNKYMVLSHPVEPRS, from the coding sequence ATGATCGCCAGAATCCTGCGCCGCACCTTCCTGCTCGCCCTCCTGCCGCTGCTTGCGGCCTGTCGTTTCCCGGTACTTGACCCCAAGGGCCAGATCGGGATCGAAGAGCGAAACCTCATCGTCACCGCCACGCTGCTGATGCTGATCGTCGTGATCCCCGTGATCGTGATGACCCTGCTGTTCGCCTGGCGCTACCGGGACCGCGAAGGCCACAGCGGTTACCTCCCCGACTGGTCGCATTCGGGCAAGATCGAGGCCGTCGTCTGGGCGGTTCCCTGCGTCATCATCGCCGTCCTGGCCGTGATCACCTGGAACTCCTCGCATGACCTCGACCCCTACAAGCCGATCGACCACGACCTCAAGCCGATCAACATCCAGGTCGTCGCGCTCGACTGGAAATGGCTGTTCATCTACCCCGACGAGGGGATCGCCACGGTGAACGAGATCGTCGTTCCGGCCGATCGGCCGCTGGCATTCTCCATCACCTCCTCGGCGATGATGAACTCCTTCTCGATCCCCGAACTGGGCGGTCAGATCTATGCCATGGCGGGAATGGAGACCAAGCTCCACCTCATCGCCAATGAGCAGGGCACCTTCGACGGCCTGTCGGCCAACTATTCCGGCGCCGGTTTCTCGGACATGCAGTTCAAGGTGCGCGCGGTCTCCGACGAGGCCTATTCCGCCTGGATCGACACGGTTCACGCCGGTCACAACACGCTCGATGGCCCGAGCTATGAAACCCTCGCGCAGCCCAGCTCGAAGGTCGAAGCGTCGTTCTTCGCCCAGGTCACCCCGGGCCTCTTCGACGACATCGTCCGCAACAAGTACATGGTGCTCTCGCACCCTGTCGAGCCGCGCTCGTAG
- a CDS encoding LacI family DNA-binding transcriptional regulator: MNRKYPSIQDVARLAGVSTATVSRTLSRPELVTEATRSAVHIAIEAAGYKLSPALHSLQRRTTGGVVALVPNLSNPFFCKVLDGITSVLSPSGYALLVADTTTQGCSTANGLAGYIEQGRADGLILLDGSLDPALFSTGSTARMALPLVQVGEWIEGLSAPRVSSDNREGTGIAVRHLARLGHRRIGHVTGPAGNVLTDARKRGLKDALAALDLPCRKEWMFDGDFSFAAGVRAARAWTDLSDRPTGMVFANDEMACSFVSELRRAGFSVPGDVSVIGFDDIDLGTHLSPALTTLRQPRAELGAHAARTLLELMAKGSGAGCAALDLVLPVELILRESTSAPPFA; the protein is encoded by the coding sequence ATGAACCGCAAGTACCCAAGCATTCAGGATGTCGCGCGGCTCGCCGGCGTCTCCACCGCCACCGTAAGCCGCACGTTGTCCCGGCCGGAGCTGGTGACGGAAGCCACCCGCTCCGCGGTTCACATCGCCATCGAGGCTGCCGGCTACAAGCTGAGCCCCGCGCTCCACTCCCTGCAGCGCAGGACCACGGGCGGGGTGGTGGCGCTGGTGCCCAACCTCTCCAACCCGTTCTTCTGCAAGGTGCTGGACGGCATCACCTCCGTGCTCTCGCCCTCCGGCTACGCGCTGCTCGTGGCTGACACGACCACCCAAGGCTGCTCCACCGCCAACGGGCTGGCCGGATACATCGAGCAGGGCCGCGCGGACGGGCTCATCCTGCTCGACGGCTCGCTGGACCCGGCGCTGTTCAGCACCGGCAGCACCGCGCGCATGGCCCTGCCGCTGGTGCAGGTCGGCGAATGGATCGAGGGGCTCTCCGCCCCGCGGGTGAGCTCGGACAACCGCGAGGGCACGGGCATCGCCGTCCGCCACCTCGCCCGGCTCGGGCACCGCCGGATCGGCCATGTCACCGGGCCCGCCGGCAACGTGCTCACCGACGCGCGCAAGCGCGGGCTGAAGGACGCGCTGGCGGCCCTGGACCTGCCGTGCCGCAAGGAGTGGATGTTCGACGGCGACTTCAGCTTCGCCGCCGGCGTGCGCGCCGCCCGGGCCTGGACCGACCTCTCCGACCGCCCCACCGGCATGGTCTTCGCCAACGACGAGATGGCCTGCAGCTTCGTCTCCGAACTGCGGCGCGCCGGCTTCAGCGTGCCGGGCGACGTCTCCGTGATCGGCTTCGACGACATCGACCTCGGGACACATCTCTCCCCCGCGCTCACCACCCTGCGCCAGCCGCGCGCGGAGCTGGGCGCCCATGCCGCGCGGACCCTGCTCGAGCTGATGGCGAAGGGCTCCGGCGCGGGCTGCGCGGCGCTGGACCTGGTGCTGCCGGTCGAGCTGATCCTGCGCGAAAGCACCAGCGCACCGCCCTTCGCCTGA
- a CDS encoding mechanosensitive ion channel family protein: MITQAKLWMSQWVPAWVLEVTLVLVALAVAWVLHALVIRLLLNVIEGHNGFVSHSLRRLRSPSRLAVLFLTIVLILPAANLPRDWRMLFQHAALVMLIVLIGWSVHIIVSVLADRASRRYRLDDEENLIARKFHTQIRVLVQCTRILIFLVTAAAVLVTFDDVREWGLSLLASAGAAGIVLGLAARPVFANLIAGIQIALTQPIRLEDVVIVEGEWGWIEEITSTYVVVRIWDWRRLVVPLSYFIEKPFQNWTRRSSNIIGAVVWEVDYTLPVEEMRSKLDEFAKESKLWDGNVLNLQVIEANATTMTVRALMSARNAPRVWDLRCEIREKMIGWLQATYPDSLPRQRTGLQMMETWTGPVPPAPLPEGDMPGMPGGKAGAAPR, encoded by the coding sequence ATGATCACGCAAGCGAAGCTCTGGATGAGCCAATGGGTGCCCGCATGGGTTCTCGAAGTCACCCTCGTTCTGGTCGCCCTCGCCGTGGCATGGGTGCTGCATGCGCTGGTGATCCGCCTGCTCCTGAACGTGATCGAGGGTCATAACGGCTTCGTTTCCCACTCACTTCGCCGCCTGCGCAGCCCGTCGCGGCTGGCGGTTCTGTTCCTGACCATCGTGCTCATCCTGCCGGCGGCGAACCTTCCGCGGGACTGGCGGATGCTGTTCCAGCACGCCGCGCTGGTGATGCTGATCGTGCTCATCGGCTGGTCCGTCCACATCATCGTGAGCGTGCTGGCGGACCGGGCCTCCCGGCGCTACCGGCTCGACGACGAGGAAAACCTGATCGCGCGCAAGTTCCACACCCAGATCCGGGTTCTGGTGCAGTGCACGCGCATCCTGATCTTCCTTGTCACCGCCGCGGCCGTGCTGGTCACCTTCGATGACGTGCGCGAATGGGGGCTGAGCCTGCTGGCCTCCGCGGGGGCCGCCGGCATCGTGCTCGGCCTCGCGGCGCGCCCGGTGTTCGCGAACCTGATCGCCGGCATCCAGATCGCGCTCACCCAGCCCATCCGGCTGGAGGACGTGGTGATCGTGGAGGGCGAGTGGGGCTGGATCGAGGAGATCACCTCCACCTATGTCGTGGTGCGGATCTGGGACTGGCGGCGCCTCGTGGTTCCGCTGTCCTATTTCATCGAGAAACCCTTCCAGAACTGGACCCGGCGCAGCTCCAACATCATCGGCGCCGTGGTCTGGGAGGTGGATTACACCCTGCCCGTGGAGGAGATGCGCTCGAAGCTCGACGAATTCGCCAAGGAGAGCAAGCTCTGGGACGGAAACGTGCTGAACCTGCAGGTCATCGAGGCGAACGCCACCACGATGACCGTGCGCGCGCTGATGTCCGCGCGCAACGCCCCCCGCGTGTGGGACCTGCGCTGCGAGATCCGTGAGAAGATGATCGGCTGGCTGCAGGCCACCTACCCCGATTCCCTGCCCCGCCAGCGCACCGGCCTGCAGATGATGGAGACCTGGACCGGCCCCGTGCCGCCCGCGCCGCTGCCGGAGGGAGACATGCCCGGCATGCCCGGCGGCAAGGCGGGTGCCGCACCCCGCTGA
- a CDS encoding methyl-accepting chemotaxis protein, with amino-acid sequence MLNNLTMKQKSLAAFLVIGLVTLSTGVVSVMKALEVSSSVEANVNAARVNDSARTLGENGRVLAATLKSFVLSGDRTDLSHFMDARDSVKRDYNTFVAVLEEVGAENLRAAVDGIEADVEAWLSQHADTVLQLMTDPETVDMARAVEVSGQGDRLSAKIQSDIESLLSTVRAFVEQQQARQSSAIDSLMIVAIVSALLVTTISVSFGIVNARLLGQMSKRMASMADGDVEMAESELLRKDEIGAMARAAQAFREKAQAAEQSAASQRDAEARSEAERQQMMNRLDRSFGDVVSAAVEGDFSHRIKDSFDDPVLDRLATRMNEMLRIVGSGLGETAEMLQALAEADLTRRMSGDYRGAFAELRDNANETANRLTELVTGILDSSRSAKVASERISSAMTQLSDRTVTQAASLEETAATTEELSSTVRSNAESLSDAEGLAVEVTRKSEEGGRTVKAATDAVHQIQQSSEKINEIISVIDSIAFQTNLLALNAAVEAARAGDAGRGFAVVASEVRTLAQRSSEAAREINALIAESTTKVSEGVRMVGETNSALDEITRAISTLTETVKAVSFAGKEQASGIEEINRAVSHMDQLTQENSAMSEQSASAAGGLLEQMRDLEALVSRFRVEKIRAAA; translated from the coding sequence ATGCTCAACAACCTCACGATGAAGCAGAAGTCCCTGGCGGCATTTCTCGTCATCGGTCTCGTCACCCTCTCCACCGGGGTCGTCAGCGTGATGAAGGCCCTCGAAGTCAGCAGCAGCGTCGAGGCGAACGTGAACGCGGCCCGCGTGAATGACAGCGCCCGCACGCTCGGCGAGAACGGCCGCGTGCTCGCCGCCACGCTGAAGTCCTTCGTGCTGTCCGGAGACAGGACCGACCTGTCGCATTTCATGGACGCCCGCGACAGTGTGAAACGGGACTACAACACCTTCGTGGCCGTTCTGGAGGAGGTGGGCGCAGAGAATCTGCGCGCGGCCGTGGACGGTATCGAAGCCGATGTCGAAGCCTGGCTCAGCCAGCACGCCGACACGGTCCTCCAGTTGATGACCGACCCCGAAACGGTGGACATGGCCCGCGCGGTGGAGGTCTCCGGCCAAGGCGACAGGCTCTCCGCCAAGATCCAGTCGGACATCGAGAGCCTGCTCTCGACCGTGAGGGCCTTCGTCGAACAGCAGCAGGCCCGGCAATCGAGTGCCATCGACTCCCTGATGATCGTGGCGATCGTCAGCGCGCTGCTGGTGACGACGATCTCCGTGAGCTTCGGCATCGTCAATGCCCGCCTGCTGGGCCAGATGTCGAAACGCATGGCCTCCATGGCCGATGGCGACGTCGAGATGGCCGAATCGGAATTGCTGCGCAAGGACGAGATCGGTGCCATGGCCCGCGCGGCCCAGGCATTCCGCGAGAAGGCCCAGGCGGCTGAGCAATCCGCGGCATCCCAGCGCGACGCCGAGGCGCGCAGCGAAGCCGAGCGCCAGCAGATGATGAACCGGCTTGACCGCAGCTTCGGCGACGTGGTTTCCGCGGCGGTGGAGGGCGATTTCTCCCATCGGATCAAGGACAGCTTCGACGATCCGGTTCTTGACCGCCTGGCCACCCGCATGAACGAGATGCTGCGCATCGTCGGCTCCGGCCTCGGCGAGACCGCCGAGATGTTGCAGGCCCTGGCCGAGGCCGACCTCACGCGGCGCATGTCGGGCGACTACCGCGGCGCCTTCGCCGAGTTGCGCGACAACGCCAATGAAACCGCGAACCGGCTCACCGAACTGGTCACCGGCATCCTGGACTCGTCGCGCTCGGCCAAGGTCGCGAGCGAGCGGATCTCCTCGGCCATGACCCAGCTTTCGGACCGCACCGTCACCCAGGCAGCTTCGCTGGAGGAAACCGCCGCGACGACCGAGGAGCTGTCCTCGACCGTGCGCAGCAATGCCGAGTCGCTCTCCGATGCGGAGGGTCTGGCCGTCGAGGTCACCCGCAAGTCCGAGGAGGGAGGTCGCACGGTCAAGGCAGCCACCGACGCGGTGCACCAGATCCAGCAGAGCTCGGAAAAGATCAATGAGATCATCTCCGTGATCGATTCGATCGCCTTCCAGACCAACCTGCTCGCCCTCAACGCGGCAGTCGAAGCCGCACGCGCCGGGGATGCAGGACGAGGCTTTGCTGTCGTGGCCTCCGAAGTGCGGACCCTTGCACAAAGGTCCTCCGAGGCCGCGCGCGAGATCAACGCCCTGATCGCCGAGAGCACGACAAAGGTCAGCGAAGGCGTTCGCATGGTGGGCGAGACGAACTCGGCCCTTGATGAGATCACCCGCGCGATCAGCACGTTGACCGAAACCGTCAAGGCCGTGAGCTTCGCCGGCAAGGAACAGGCCTCCGGCATCGAGGAGATCAACCGCGCCGTCAGCCACATGGACCAGCTCACGCAGGAGAATTCGGCGATGTCGGAACAATCCGCTTCCGCGGCCGGCGGCCTGCTGGAGCAGATGCGCGACCTGGAAGCCCTGGTCTCGCGCTTCCGCGTCGAGAAGATCCGCGCCGCCGCCTGA
- a CDS encoding MFS transporter, producing MIRALTPVAPLLLGITLLMFGSSLQGLLLPLRAQIENFGQPEIGLLGSAYFVGFTLGCFRGPRIVQNVGHIRAFAAIVALASCVILAHSLFVLPAIWWLLRGATGFCFAILFMIIESWLNEKSDNSSRGAVFSTYAMIVNGVGTLGQLTVATSDPQSFEMFAVGSILISLAAVPVALSRREAPAPIAEVRIRPMRIFRFSPVGFIGCLVTGLTNGAFGALLAVYALRMGFDTLDIALLAASPALAAAIVQWPLGWLSDKIDRRIVLIGAAAAACLAGLFLSFQGGGSPTAVFIGVIAFGCFSFPLYALAVAHANDFAAPGEMVETASGLLLIWSLGGVAGPIIASVAMSQGGASALFVFTAVAHAGLAGYTGWRITRRAAPAAEDRGRFTEAMVVSQTVGPVELTEPEEALED from the coding sequence GTGATACGTGCGCTGACCCCCGTCGCCCCGCTGTTGCTCGGCATCACCCTGCTGATGTTCGGCAGCAGCCTGCAGGGCCTGCTCCTGCCGCTCCGTGCCCAGATCGAGAATTTCGGTCAGCCGGAAATCGGCCTGCTGGGCTCCGCCTATTTTGTCGGCTTCACACTGGGGTGTTTTCGCGGGCCGCGGATCGTGCAGAATGTCGGCCACATCCGGGCGTTTGCCGCCATCGTCGCTCTCGCCTCCTGCGTGATCCTCGCCCACTCGCTGTTCGTTCTGCCGGCGATCTGGTGGCTGCTGCGCGGCGCGACCGGATTCTGCTTCGCGATTCTCTTCATGATCATCGAGAGCTGGCTGAACGAAAAATCCGACAACAGCTCCCGCGGTGCCGTCTTCTCCACCTACGCGATGATCGTGAACGGCGTCGGCACCCTGGGCCAGTTGACGGTTGCCACCTCCGATCCGCAGAGCTTCGAGATGTTTGCCGTCGGCTCGATCCTGATCTCCCTCGCCGCCGTGCCGGTGGCCCTGTCCCGGCGCGAGGCCCCGGCCCCGATCGCCGAGGTGCGCATCCGCCCGATGCGCATCTTCCGATTCTCGCCGGTCGGCTTCATCGGCTGCCTGGTGACCGGGCTCACCAACGGCGCCTTCGGCGCCCTGCTGGCAGTCTACGCGCTGAGGATGGGGTTCGACACTCTGGACATCGCTCTGCTCGCCGCGTCACCCGCCCTGGCAGCCGCCATCGTACAATGGCCGCTCGGGTGGCTGTCGGACAAGATAGATCGCCGAATCGTGCTGATCGGCGCTGCCGCCGCGGCCTGCCTGGCGGGCCTGTTCCTGAGCTTCCAGGGCGGCGGCAGCCCCACCGCCGTGTTCATCGGCGTCATCGCCTTCGGCTGCTTCAGCTTTCCGCTCTATGCCCTCGCCGTGGCGCATGCGAATGATTTCGCCGCTCCGGGAGAGATGGTCGAAACCGCCAGCGGCCTGCTGCTCATCTGGTCCCTCGGCGGCGTGGCTGGCCCGATCATCGCATCGGTGGCGATGTCGCAGGGCGGGGCCTCGGCGCTCTTCGTGTTCACCGCCGTCGCCCATGCCGGGCTGGCCGGCTACACCGGTTGGCGAATCACCCGGCGGGCCGCACCGGCCGCCGAGGATCGGGGGCGCTTCACCGAGGCGATGGTCGTCTCGCAGACGGTCGGGCCGGTGGAACTCACCGAACCCGAGGAGGCGCTGGAGGACTGA
- a CDS encoding pseudouridine-5'-phosphate glycosidase: MASVSPAPLTPDLGEEVAAALSAGRAVVALESTIITHGMPWPQNLETAQAVEAVVRAAGAVPATIALIEGRLKAGLSPDALAALARADSAVKASGRDLAALMVRKATAGTTVSATMRVAALAGIGVFATGGIGGVHRGAEHTFDISADLGELGATPVAVVCAGVKSILDIPKTLEYLETARVPVIAYGTDAFPAFFSRESGAHADHRLDSPAEIAAAIALHGRMGSGTGLLIANPVPEADALEPEYIDTIIARAVGEAAAQGIVGRAVTPFLLARINEVSGGRSLAANISLVRNNARLAAEIAVAGETLRAG, translated from the coding sequence ATGGCATCCGTTTCCCCCGCGCCGCTCACGCCCGATCTCGGAGAGGAGGTCGCCGCCGCGCTCTCCGCGGGTCGCGCCGTCGTCGCCCTCGAATCCACGATCATCACCCACGGCATGCCCTGGCCGCAGAACCTGGAGACGGCGCAGGCGGTCGAGGCCGTCGTGCGCGCGGCGGGGGCGGTTCCGGCCACCATCGCGCTGATCGAGGGGCGGCTGAAGGCCGGGCTTTCCCCCGACGCGCTGGCCGCCCTCGCGCGCGCCGACAGTGCGGTGAAAGCCTCGGGGCGCGACCTCGCGGCCCTGATGGTGCGCAAGGCCACCGCCGGCACCACGGTTTCGGCCACCATGCGTGTGGCAGCACTGGCGGGTATCGGCGTTTTCGCCACCGGCGGCATCGGCGGCGTGCACCGCGGGGCGGAGCACACGTTCGACATTTCGGCCGATCTCGGCGAGCTGGGAGCGACCCCGGTCGCGGTGGTCTGCGCAGGGGTGAAGTCGATCCTCGATATCCCCAAGACACTGGAATATCTCGAAACCGCGCGGGTGCCGGTGATCGCCTACGGCACCGATGCCTTTCCCGCCTTCTTCAGCCGCGAGAGCGGTGCGCACGCGGATCATCGGCTCGACAGCCCGGCGGAGATCGCCGCGGCGATCGCCCTGCATGGGCGCATGGGCTCCGGCACCGGGCTGCTCATCGCCAATCCCGTGCCCGAGGCCGACGCGCTGGAGCCGGAGTACATCGACACGATCATCGCCCGGGCGGTGGGCGAAGCCGCCGCGCAGGGCATCGTGGGCAGGGCGGTCACGCCATTTCTCCTCGCGCGGATCAACGAAGTCTCCGGCGGGCGAAGCCTGGCCGCGAACATCAGCCTCGTGCGCAACAATGCCCGGCTCGCCGCCGAAATCGCCGTTGCCGGTGAGACGCTGCGCGCAGGCTGA